From Chloroflexota bacterium, a single genomic window includes:
- a CDS encoding AAA family ATPase — protein sequence MRVVYVYGPPGVGKLTVARELVAQTGFRLLHNHLTVNLVSTLFPHGTADFTRLVRQFRLTMMEEAVRANVDLVVTNVNTGSAAQHAFIQSLTDVVAAGGCMTVFVQLTCRRDVWLTRIASESRLSESKPTDPAVILRLFENKDPFARLPFEPLLTLDTTNLSPADAAAQIAEHYALPVRATIAES from the coding sequence AAGCTCACGGTGGCACGGGAACTCGTCGCACAGACCGGGTTCAGGCTGCTCCACAACCATCTGACGGTCAATCTGGTGAGCACGCTGTTCCCGCATGGAACCGCCGATTTCACCCGACTGGTGCGCCAGTTTCGGCTGACGATGATGGAGGAGGCCGTCCGCGCCAACGTCGATCTCGTCGTGACCAATGTCAACACCGGCTCGGCGGCTCAGCACGCCTTCATCCAGTCGCTCACCGACGTCGTTGCCGCCGGTGGCTGCATGACGGTGTTCGTGCAACTGACCTGCCGGCGTGATGTCTGGCTGACGCGGATCGCGAGCGAGTCGCGCCTCAGCGAGAGCAAGCCGACCGATCCCGCCGTGATCCTGCGCCTGTTCGAGAACAAGGACCCGTTCGCCAGGTTGCCGTTCGAGCCGCTCCTGACCCTCGACACGACGAATCTGTCGCCGGCTGACGCTGCCGCGCAGATCGCAGAGCACTACGCGCTGCCCGTCAGGGCTACCATCGCGGAGTCGTAG